The following are from one region of the Littorina saxatilis isolate snail1 linkage group LG2, US_GU_Lsax_2.0, whole genome shotgun sequence genome:
- the LOC138960308 gene encoding D-beta-hydroxybutyrate dehydrogenase, mitochondrial-like, with translation MEVKQFLGLQVFEFAYLMALAFLPFFVAQREVGLSILSVAFVYLVVSVIRFAISRRVDPANKVVLITGCDSGFGHALARRLSSVGFTVVAGCLDKSSDGAQVLKSDATGRLHVLQLDITDDDSVNSCVNYIKEQFPSKGLWTLVNNAGVLQRGDVEFTPLDTYKKIADVNLFGTIRMTKACLPLIRREKGRVVNVTGATGRISLPSMSAFSVSSYGVEAFSDALRHEMQQFGVKVILVEPGNFYGATGLQNRAALPQIRSEFDKMKEDAPEEALQMYGQDYLDNQYKTVTELSKSAASTLAPVIDALESAVTQGRVGARYLVDGSNQLTDFPNFLIRWESWLPQQIFDNLVVNNYLQKARITSV, from the exons ATGGAGGTGAAGCAGTTCCTTGGCCTTCAAGTCTTTGAGTTTGCCTATTTGATGGCACTCGCCTTCCTGCCCTTTTTTGTGGCACAGCGGGAAGTGGGACTGAGCATTCTGTCTGTAGCATTCGTCTACCTTGTCGTCTCTGTGATCAGATTTGCCATCAGTCGCAGAGTGGATCCAGCCAATAAAGTTGTGCTTATTACTGGATGTGATTCTG GATTTGGCCATGCTTTGGCACGAAGACTGAGTTCAGTGGGGTTCACAGTGGTGGCTGGCTGCCTTGACAAATCATCTGACGGAGCCCAGGTTTTGAAGTCTGATGCTACTGGTCGTCTGCATGTCCTGCAGCTTGATATAACAGATGATGATAGCGTGAACAGTTGTGTCAACTACATCAAGGAGCAATTCCCCAGCAAAG GGTTGTGGACACTGGTGAACAATGCTGGGGTACTGCAAAGAGGAGACGTGGAGTTTACCCCATTGGATACCTACAAGAAAATCGCTGATGTTAATCTTTTTGGCACTATTCGAATGACCAAGGCCTGCCTACCACTCATTCGCAGGGAAAAAG GTCGAGTGGTCAATGTCACCGGAGCAACAGGCCGCATTTCTCTCCCTTCCATGTCAGCGTTTTCTGTCAGCAGTTATGGAGTTGAAGCTTTCTCGGATGCGTTGCGACATGAGATGCAACAGTTTGGGGTGAAGGTCATCCTGGTGGAGCCTGGAAATTTTTATGGAGCCACTGGTTTACAAAACAGGGCTGCT CTGCCTCAGATTCGCAGCGAATTTGACAAAATGAAGGAAGATGCCCCAGAAGAGGCACTGCAGATGTATGGCCAAGACTACCTGGATAACCAGTACAAAACAGTGACGGAGCTCAGCAAGAGTGCCGCAAGTACTCTGGCACCTGTCATTGATGCCTTGGAAAGTGCTGTCACTCAGGGCCGAGTTGGAGCCCGCTACCTGGTGGATGGGAGCAACCAGCTTACAGATTTTCCAAAT ttcCTGATACGCTGGGAAAGCTGGCTGCCACAGCAAATTTTTGACAACCTTGTAGTGAATAACTACCTCCAAAAGGCACGTATCACCAGTGTCTGA